A genomic segment from Vicinamibacterales bacterium encodes:
- the ftsZ gene encoding cell division protein FtsZ: MTDARPNRTNANRVAPGSSLRLTLDDESRAGARIRVIGVGGGGGNAVNRMVKSGLQGVDFIVANTDIQALQANGAPSKIQLGVKLTKGLGAGADPNLGREAALENTNELIDALDGADMVFVTTGLGGGTGTGAAPVIANLASELGCLTVAVVTKPFQFEGKQRATRADEGLDKLRDSVDSVISIPNERLLLTKSMTFRKAFEKVDDVLLQAVQGISDLILVPGLINLDFADVRTIMSRTGMAIMGTGVGKGASRANAAANRAISSPLLEDAAVEGARGVIINVTGGNDLSIGEVNEASSIIHQAAHDDANIIFGAVVDPRMQSQVKITVIATGFDKHASTAEEPASTPVDLQDYSSLKQGGHEPAAEAPRLSLARSVESELSREPKPTPVITQSSPDDHSEQVAGDLLLAGHGDSQAALGTQMNIAKRLEKLINQPTESTTANGELKDADLSDPDAVEFDTPAFLRR; encoded by the coding sequence ATGACGGATGCGCGCCCAAACCGGACTAATGCCAACAGGGTTGCCCCTGGTAGCTCCTTGCGATTAACGCTTGACGATGAGAGTCGGGCGGGTGCTCGCATCAGGGTGATAGGTGTCGGAGGGGGTGGTGGTAACGCCGTTAACAGGATGGTGAAGTCTGGTCTGCAAGGAGTCGACTTCATTGTTGCTAACACAGACATCCAGGCTCTTCAAGCTAACGGCGCGCCGAGCAAGATTCAATTAGGGGTGAAACTCACCAAGGGACTCGGTGCGGGCGCCGACCCGAACCTCGGGCGAGAGGCGGCACTAGAGAATACAAACGAACTCATTGACGCTCTTGATGGTGCTGACATGGTGTTCGTGACAACGGGTCTTGGGGGTGGTACGGGCACGGGAGCGGCACCGGTGATCGCCAATTTGGCCAGTGAGCTTGGATGCCTGACGGTTGCTGTGGTTACTAAGCCTTTTCAATTTGAGGGTAAGCAGCGCGCTACGCGTGCCGATGAAGGACTCGACAAACTTCGCGACAGCGTAGATTCGGTAATCAGCATTCCGAATGAGCGTCTCTTATTGACGAAGAGCATGACCTTTCGTAAGGCGTTTGAAAAGGTTGATGACGTGCTTCTCCAAGCTGTTCAGGGTATTTCTGACCTAATTTTGGTACCCGGCTTGATCAACCTCGACTTCGCTGACGTGAGAACTATCATGTCTCGGACTGGCATGGCCATCATGGGCACTGGAGTTGGCAAAGGTGCGAGCCGAGCGAACGCCGCAGCAAATCGGGCAATTTCCAGTCCTCTTTTGGAAGATGCGGCTGTTGAGGGAGCGCGCGGTGTCATCATTAACGTCACTGGAGGCAACGACCTATCCATTGGTGAAGTCAATGAAGCATCGTCGATTATCCATCAAGCTGCGCACGACGACGCCAATATTATTTTCGGCGCAGTCGTCGATCCGCGGATGCAAAGCCAAGTTAAAATCACCGTGATAGCGACGGGATTTGACAAGCATGCGAGCACGGCGGAGGAACCGGCTTCGACACCAGTCGACCTTCAGGATTACTCGTCGTTGAAGCAGGGAGGCCATGAGCCGGCTGCCGAGGCGCCGAGACTATCACTGGCCAGGTCAGTGGAGTCTGAGCTATCGCGTGAGCCCAAACCGACCCCCGTCATAACCCAGTCCAGTCCGGATGATCATTCGGAACAAGTGGCCGGTGACCTTTTATTGGCAGGGCATGGTGATTCCCAAGCCGCTCTTGGCACCCAAATGAATATTGCTAAGCGGTTAGAAAAACTTATTAATCAACCTACAGAATCCACGACAGCGAATGGTGAATTGAAGGATGCTGACCTGAGTGACCCTGACGCAGTGGAGTTCGACACGCCAGCCTTCTTGCGCCGATAG
- the ftsA gene encoding cell division protein FtsA: MARKDRYLVGLDVGTSKITAIVGEIMDDGELDIIGIGVVEAHGIKRGVVVNLEAAVGSVKQAIDAAELTAGVEIDSVHLGLSGAHVKGFNSRGVVAVSGKNREISGEDVRRAIDAAKAVSLPSGREILHVLPQDFVVDDQDEISSPIGMTGARLEVNVHIITGSAASTQNIVGCVNRAGVAVLDTVLEQLAASEAVLTNDEKQLGVVLVDIGGGTTDFAVFERGSLWHTGVVAIGGGHFTQDIAVGLRTPIPEAEKIKRRCGCALSALVEEDQTIDVVSHGGRPPRVMARRLLSDILQPRAEEVFHLLWDEIRRAGYENALNAGIVLTGGASVLEGTAETAEQIFDLPIRVGSPSEIGGLADHAHSPQFATAVGLVMYAHRNYFPQPSGLVGAGALSRVAGRLRGLFREFF, translated from the coding sequence GTGGCTCGCAAAGATCGATATCTCGTAGGCCTGGACGTCGGCACGTCGAAGATTACCGCTATCGTCGGTGAGATCATGGACGACGGCGAACTCGACATCATCGGCATCGGTGTAGTGGAGGCGCACGGTATAAAGCGCGGTGTTGTCGTGAATCTGGAAGCCGCCGTGGGGTCGGTGAAGCAGGCGATCGACGCTGCTGAACTCACAGCTGGTGTGGAAATAGATTCAGTGCATCTCGGGCTTTCGGGTGCTCATGTCAAGGGTTTCAATAGTCGCGGCGTGGTTGCGGTTTCTGGAAAAAATAGAGAAATTTCTGGCGAGGATGTTCGTCGGGCGATTGATGCAGCTAAGGCTGTATCCCTGCCAAGCGGGCGAGAGATTCTCCATGTTCTTCCACAAGATTTCGTGGTGGATGACCAGGACGAGATTAGTTCACCCATTGGCATGACCGGCGCTCGACTCGAAGTGAACGTTCACATTATTACTGGTAGCGCGGCATCGACCCAGAATATCGTCGGATGCGTCAATCGCGCTGGGGTTGCAGTGCTGGATACCGTGCTTGAGCAGCTCGCTGCGAGCGAAGCGGTCTTGACGAACGACGAAAAACAATTAGGTGTTGTACTTGTCGACATCGGCGGAGGAACGACTGACTTCGCTGTCTTTGAGCGAGGAAGCCTCTGGCATACTGGCGTAGTCGCGATCGGAGGCGGGCATTTTACGCAAGATATCGCCGTTGGCTTACGGACACCAATTCCTGAGGCCGAGAAGATCAAACGCCGTTGCGGCTGTGCCTTATCTGCTCTGGTCGAAGAAGATCAGACAATCGACGTTGTTAGCCACGGCGGGCGACCACCTCGTGTTATGGCGAGGCGGCTCTTGTCTGACATCCTGCAGCCGCGTGCTGAGGAGGTCTTTCATCTTCTTTGGGACGAGATCCGGCGCGCGGGATACGAAAACGCCTTGAATGCAGGCATCGTTCTGACTGGTGGTGCGTCTGTACTTGAGGGAACAGCCGAGACTGCAGAACAAATCTTCGATCTTCCAATTAGGGTCGGGTCTCCAAGCGAAATCGGCGGACTAGCCGATCACGCACATAGCCCACAGTTTGCAACAGCGGTGGGACTCGTGATGTATGCTCACCGCAACTATTTTCCTCAACCATCGGGATTGGTTGGAGCAGGCGCGTTGAGTCGCGTCGCGGGTCGCTTACGAGGTTTGTTCCGGGAATTCTTTTAG
- the acpS gene encoding holo-ACP synthase — protein sequence MVIIGSGIDATELSRIERLWKRYGERFLARVFTPGEVAYCQHRRNPVPHLAGRFAAKEAAMKALGTGRSQKVLWRDIEVVRSSGPPQLEFHGGAARRFAQLGAESSLLTITHSDAMALAHVLLVSS from the coding sequence ATGGTGATCATAGGGTCTGGAATCGACGCGACTGAGCTTTCCCGTATCGAACGGCTCTGGAAACGATACGGGGAGAGATTCTTGGCAAGGGTGTTTACTCCTGGTGAAGTTGCTTACTGTCAACACCGCCGGAATCCTGTGCCTCATTTGGCAGGTAGATTCGCCGCTAAGGAGGCCGCCATGAAGGCCCTCGGCACTGGTCGCTCACAGAAGGTCCTATGGCGAGACATTGAGGTCGTACGGAGTAGCGGACCTCCGCAACTGGAATTCCATGGAGGTGCAGCGCGACGATTTGCTCAACTCGGTGCAGAGTCCTCCCTCCTGACAATCACACACTCGGATGCCATGGCACTCGCTCACGTGTTACTGGTCAGTTCCTAG
- a CDS encoding FtsQ-type POTRA domain-containing protein yields MGVRAPADKRFHRSHIKPSRRRSIWQQVRRLGRTVVLLVLVGYALHRATDLVLNASMLAINRIEVEGLSRFSEGEFNALVSLLHGQNILTIDLDGWRNRLTASPWVKDVEFRRVMPSTIQIVVSEKMPVGVGRFGERLYLIDEQGVVIDEHGPQYGDFDLPIVDNLFVHLDHGRPVIDSDRKKMHGRFIEDFERRPELLRRVSQIDVADPDNVVVLLDGDRVHLHLGNVRFADRIHKYLEMIDVIRKHVSEIDYVDLRYGNRVYVGPAASESLSPIVP; encoded by the coding sequence ATGGGGGTTCGAGCTCCTGCGGACAAGCGTTTCCATCGCTCGCACATCAAACCGTCACGACGACGGTCGATATGGCAGCAGGTGCGCAGACTCGGCCGAACCGTCGTACTGCTCGTCCTCGTGGGCTACGCGCTTCACCGTGCAACAGACTTGGTGCTCAACGCATCTATGTTGGCTATTAACAGGATTGAGGTCGAGGGCCTTTCGCGATTCTCGGAGGGAGAATTCAACGCCCTGGTGAGCCTTTTGCACGGACAGAACATCCTGACAATCGACCTCGATGGGTGGCGCAATAGGTTGACGGCGTCACCGTGGGTAAAAGATGTAGAGTTTCGTCGGGTGATGCCGTCGACGATCCAGATTGTTGTGTCAGAAAAGATGCCAGTCGGGGTCGGTCGATTCGGTGAGCGTCTTTATCTAATCGATGAACAGGGTGTTGTGATTGATGAGCACGGACCACAATATGGTGATTTCGATCTCCCGATTGTCGACAACCTTTTCGTGCACCTCGATCACGGGCGGCCCGTGATCGATTCGGACCGCAAGAAAATGCACGGCCGGTTCATTGAAGACTTCGAACGTCGGCCAGAGCTCTTGCGTCGAGTCTCGCAGATCGATGTTGCTGACCCTGACAATGTTGTCGTGCTGCTTGATGGTGACAGGGTGCATTTGCATCTTGGCAACGTCCGATTCGCAGACCGGATACACAAGTATCTGGAAATGATAGATGTGATACGGAAACACGTGTCTGAGATCGATTACGTGGATTTGCGGTATGGAAATCGGGTCTACGTCGGTCCTGCGGCATCAGAGTCTTTGAGTCCGATTGTTCCATGA
- a CDS encoding ribonuclease HI family protein has product MFVAYIDGGSRGNPGPAGFGVRIENPDGTVCAELKGSLGVATNNVAEYRGLIAALTYFVGAGHCHILIRSDSQLLIRQMTGRYRVRHPNLQPLHREAQTLLEKLERVDFEHVPRTSNTDADRLANQAMDESQAANSTDPAI; this is encoded by the coding sequence ATGTTCGTTGCCTATATCGACGGCGGTTCAAGGGGAAATCCTGGTCCGGCTGGATTCGGAGTTCGGATTGAAAATCCTGACGGAACGGTCTGCGCCGAACTTAAGGGATCACTTGGAGTCGCGACTAACAACGTTGCAGAATATCGTGGCCTGATCGCCGCTTTGACCTACTTTGTCGGCGCTGGTCACTGCCACATTCTGATCAGATCCGATTCTCAGCTTTTGATTCGACAGATGACTGGCAGATACCGTGTACGCCATCCGAATTTGCAGCCTCTGCATCGGGAAGCACAAACACTGTTAGAAAAACTTGAGCGAGTCGACTTTGAGCACGTACCCAGAACCTCAAATACCGATGCCGACCGATTAGCAAATCAGGCAATGGATGAAAGCCAAGCGGCTAATAGCACCGACCCGGCAATCTGA
- a CDS encoding radical SAM protein yields MSFWQQRQAAQQLLSLERGRGRRSVGDRLRVVLAFPNTYYVGMSNLGVQTVHHLFNVEDGVSCERVFLPPKQELRALLSSRTPLLTLDTQTPVSDFDVLAFTVSFEWDYVNILTMMRLAGMPVYASERNDRYPLVVLGGAVTFLNPEPLAPFVDVVTAGEGEALIPSLVSAVSATDRSSALRRLATLPGFYVPTLYRVSYDDRGVVKPYQATEPTVPPFVSKAAVRTIDEIEPPCTRVFTPQTAFGSRFLIEVVRGCAKLCRFCWAGYNYLPVRAFSTDRILSLAESAKPYANRVGLVSIALCDHPDIEEILERLLALDYTVSPASLRLDDLTPQIVQLLRQSGERTVTIAPETGSDRLRRVINKVMTNAQILDKADLIFSSGIENLKLYFMLGLPTETDEDLVAIRDLVVQLRDRMLKYARRRGRPGRIVGSVNPLVPKPGTSYQWLPMTSPAIVASRTKRLKGLLSGLDHVYLSIKSERQSFYQALLSLGDRRVAPVIDAASQNGGDWRRAAETADVDPKFWVLRDRSQDEVLPWDIIDGGIKAEFFRSEFLRSMRAEPTVPSNRGVSPTVLGALASHQTS; encoded by the coding sequence ATGTCCTTTTGGCAGCAGCGTCAGGCGGCCCAGCAATTGCTCAGCCTTGAGCGGGGGCGCGGTCGTCGATCCGTTGGAGACCGGCTTCGTGTTGTGCTCGCGTTTCCTAATACCTACTACGTGGGTATGTCGAATCTCGGCGTGCAGACGGTGCATCATCTCTTTAATGTGGAAGATGGAGTTTCGTGTGAACGTGTCTTCTTACCACCGAAGCAGGAGCTCCGAGCACTGCTATCGTCTCGGACGCCGTTGCTAACACTTGATACCCAGACCCCGGTATCAGACTTTGATGTACTGGCGTTCACCGTATCGTTTGAGTGGGATTACGTGAATATCTTGACGATGATGCGTCTTGCGGGAATGCCGGTCTACGCAAGCGAGCGTAACGATCGGTACCCCCTAGTTGTTCTCGGCGGAGCCGTCACATTCTTGAACCCTGAGCCGCTTGCCCCATTCGTTGATGTCGTGACTGCCGGCGAAGGCGAGGCACTAATACCGTCTCTAGTCTCGGCTGTCAGCGCAACGGATCGGAGTTCGGCCTTGCGACGCTTAGCGACTCTGCCTGGTTTCTATGTACCTACCTTGTATCGGGTGAGTTACGACGATAGAGGGGTAGTTAAGCCTTACCAGGCCACGGAGCCGACCGTCCCACCGTTCGTTTCAAAGGCTGCTGTGAGGACTATTGACGAGATCGAACCGCCATGCACCAGAGTCTTCACGCCTCAGACGGCGTTCGGTTCGCGCTTCTTGATTGAGGTGGTCCGTGGCTGTGCGAAACTCTGCCGCTTCTGTTGGGCCGGCTATAACTACCTGCCTGTACGTGCATTTTCCACTGATCGGATACTCTCATTGGCCGAGTCAGCCAAGCCCTACGCCAACCGGGTTGGTTTGGTATCGATTGCTTTATGCGATCATCCGGATATTGAAGAAATCCTCGAACGCTTACTTGCGCTTGACTACACAGTAAGCCCGGCGTCGTTGCGACTAGATGATCTCACCCCACAGATCGTACAACTGCTCCGTCAAAGTGGAGAGCGCACGGTTACGATTGCTCCGGAGACAGGGTCTGATCGATTACGGCGCGTCATAAACAAGGTCATGACTAACGCTCAAATTCTCGACAAGGCTGATCTAATCTTTTCCAGTGGTATTGAAAACCTGAAGCTTTACTTCATGCTCGGTCTGCCTACGGAAACGGACGAAGATCTCGTGGCCATTCGTGATCTTGTTGTCCAGCTTCGCGACCGGATGCTCAAGTACGCTCGTCGTCGTGGCCGCCCTGGACGAATAGTCGGCAGTGTGAATCCACTTGTGCCAAAACCCGGCACGAGTTATCAGTGGCTTCCAATGACGTCACCGGCGATAGTGGCATCTCGGACAAAGCGTCTCAAGGGTCTTTTGTCTGGCCTCGACCATGTCTATCTGTCTATCAAGTCTGAACGGCAGTCGTTTTATCAGGCGCTGCTGTCACTTGGCGATCGCCGGGTTGCTCCTGTCATCGACGCCGCCTCACAGAACGGGGGAGATTGGCGCCGAGCTGCTGAAACGGCAGATGTAGACCCTAAATTTTGGGTTTTGCGAGACCGAAGTCAGGACGAGGTGCTTCCTTGGGACATTATCGATGGTGGTATCAAGGCGGAATTTTTTCGTTCTGAGTTCTTGAGGAGTATGAGAGCAGAGCCAACCGTGCCCTCTAATCGAGGCGTCTCGCCTACTGTACTGGGCGCCTTGGCCAGTCATCAGACTTCCTAG